The following is a genomic window from Streptomyces lincolnensis.
ACCACCGGCACCACCGGCGACCCCACGACGACGGGCGGCACCACCGGCGACCCCACCGACGGCGGCACGACCACCGACGGAGGCACCACCGGGGACGGCGGGACGACCACCGACGGGGGCACCACTGGGGACGGCGGCACCACCGGGGACACCACCGACGGCGGCACCACGGACGGCAGTCAGCAGGGCGGTACGACCCTGGGCCCGGGCGCCCAGTTCGGCACGCGCCGCCAGCCGAGCCCCTGACAGCCGGCCGCCGACCGCTGACCGGTCAGTGGCCGGAGGTCGCCTTCAGCCCCACCACGGCGACCAGCAGCAGGCACACGAAGAAGATCCGGGCGGCGGTGGCCGGCTCCCCCAGCACCACCATGCCGACCACCGCCGCACCGGCCGCCCCGATCCCCACCCACACGCCGTAGGCGGTGCCGATGGGCAGGGAGCGGGTGGCGTACGACAGCAGCAGCATGCTCACGACGATGCCGGAACCGGTGAGCAGACTGGGCACGAGCCGGGTGAAACCGTCGGTGTACTTCATACCGATCGACCAGCCGACTTCCAGCAGACCGGCGACGACGAGCAGAACCCAGGCCATGACGGCACCTCCGAGAACAGGCGTGACAGGGGTGCGTCGTCTTTGCTGTTACCGGTCCCGGTACGGCGCGTCTCGTCGGGCTCCTTCGAAGGTAGCAAAAGGACGGCGAAAGGGGCCGGTGACGATGGTCACCGGCCCCTTTCGCCGTTGTTCCACAGGTACTTCGTTCTACAGATACGTCGTCGTTCTACAGGTACAGACCGGTCGAGTCCTCGGAGCCCTCGAACCGGTCCGCGGCCACGGCGTGCAGATCGCGCTCGCGCATCAGCGCGTAGGCGATACCGCGCACCTCCACCTCGGCCCGGTCCTCCGGATCGAACAGGACCCGGTCTCCGGGCTCCACGGTCCGGACGTTCTGCCCCACCGCGACGACCTCGGCCCAGGCCAGCCGACGGCCGACCGCCGCGGTGGCGGGAATGAGGATGCCCCCGCCCGACCGCCGCTCACCCTCACCGGTCTCCTGCCGCACGAGTACACGGTCGTGCAGCATCCGGATGGGCAGCTTGTCGTGCTGGGTGGTGTCGTTTCTGTTGGCGCTCACGCCTCTGAACCTACCTGCCTTCGACGCGTCCGTACGCTGCCGGGTCGCCCCCGGTTCAGCCCTTGCGGCGCCGGGTACCGAGGGCCAGCAGACCCACCAGGCCCACGGCGACGAGGGCGACCGGCACGACCCGCTCCAGCCGCGGTGCACCCTCCTCGTCGACGAACTGGGCCTTCACATCGCTGACGACCCGGTTGACGCCGACGTAGGCCCGACCGAGCGTGTGATCGATGTTGGACACCACCTTCGCCTTGGCATCGCCCACGATCGTCCTGGGGTGCACCCGCACCCCGAGCTCGTCGAGCGTCTCGGCCAGCACTTCGCGGCGGCGCTTGATGTCCGCCTCGATCTGCGCCGGGGTTCTGATGTCCGACGTGTCCGCCACGGTGGAGCCTCCGAAGTCGCCGCTGTTTGTTCTGGACAGTCTGTCAGCTCCGCCCGCCACCGCACTGTCAGGACCCCCGGTTACGCTGACCCAATGAGCGAGCGACTCCAGCCCGGGGACGTGGCCCCCGCCTTCACCCTGCCCGACGCCGACGGCAACGACATCTCCCTGTCGGACCACAAGGGCCGCAAGGTCATCGTCTACTTCTACCCGGCCGCCCTGACCCCCGGCTGCACGAAGCAGGCCTGCGACTTCACCGACAACCTGGAGGTGCTGGCCGGCGCGGGCTACGACGTCATCGGCATCTCCCCCGACTCCCCGGAGAAGCTGGCCAGGTTCCGCGACAAGGAGTCCCTCAAGGTCACCCTCCTCGCCGACCCCGACAAGAAGGTCACCGAGTCCTACGCCGCCTACGGCGAGAAGAAGAACTACGGCAAGACCTACATGGGCGTCATCCGCTCCACGATCGTCGTGGACGAGGACGGCAAGGTCGAACGGGCCCTGTACAACGTCCGCGCGACGGGCCACGTGGCCAAGATCATCAAGGACCTGGGGATCTGAGACCCCCCTCACTCTGCTGCATGGCGGCCCCTGCCGGGATGTCCCGATGGGGGCCGCTCGACGTTTCCGGCGTGACCGTCCGATAAGCGGTTCGTTACTCCGTACGGGCCACGAACAGGTGGCCATGACCGGAGGGGGCTTGATGGGGGCCAGTGCGTACACCAAGGAGCGGCTGGAGGAAGCGGCTCTGGGGGCACACACGTTGTCGGAGGCGTTGGGGCGGTTGGGGGTGGATCCGCGGAGTTCGACTCGACGGTATGTGTTCGAGCGGATGAAGAAGCTGGGAGTGGATGTCTCGCACTTCGAGCGGGAGGGCGTGAAGTGGACGCGGGAAATCCTCCAAGAGGCCGTTTCGGCGGCGACGAACATGTGCGAGGTGCTGCGGCATCTCGGGCTTGAGGTCGTCGGCGGGCACCACACGCACATCAGTCGGCGGATCAAGGCGTACGGCATCGACACCTCGCACTTCCAGGTGCCGACGCGGCGCGGCAAGGCGTGGCGGCCTCGGACGCCGGAAGCCTCTCTCGTGGAGCAGCCGGTCGGGGAAGCCAGACGCGTTCCGAGCGATCGGCTGCGGTGGGCGATGACGACCACAGGCATGCCGGAGCAGTGTGCGATGTGCGGGACGGAAGCGTCGTGGCGAGGACACCCGCTCCCCCTGGAGGTCGACCACATCGACGGCAACTGGCGGGACAACCGCATCGAGAACCTACGGTTCCTGTGCCCCAACTGCCATTCGACGACGGACAGTTACCGGGGGCGCGGCAAGGACCGGACTTCATGAGCGACGGCGTGCAGTACACCCAGGGACGGCCGGCCGAAGCGGCAGACGCCCCGCACATGGCCCGTCAGCAGCGCACCAGGGCAACGCCTGCCAAACCGGCACCCGCCGAGCTGCGTCGAGCGGTCGAGGAAGCGACCTCCATCGCGGGCACACTCCGCGCTCTGGGAATGGAACCGTACAACAGCAAGCTGCGCACCCAGTTCCACCGCTGGGTGGCCGAGGACGGTCTCGACATCTCCCACTTCCTGGGCCAGGCGCATCAACGCGGCGGGCCGGGCACCACACCGCCCAGGCGGGCACAGGACATCCTCGTCCGGCACAACGGCACCCGTCGGACGAGAACCCACCTGCTCCGGCGTGCGCTCTTGGAAGTGGGCGTGTCCGAGGAGTGCACCGAGTGCGGAACAGGCCCCGAATGGCTCGGCAAGCCCATGACACTGGAGGTCGATCACATCAACGGGAACTGGAGCGACGACCGGCGGGAGAACCTGCGGTTGCTGTGCCCCAACTGTCACGCGATCACCAGTACCTGGTGCAGGGGAGGCAGCCGACGGCGGGCGTTCGCCGAGGACCAGTAAGCTGTGCGTGGGGCCGTAGCCCAATTGGCAGGAGGCACCACTTTTAGGTAGTGGACAGTGCGAGTTCGAGTCTCGTCGGCCCCACTCTAAGGGCGCGGCTCCCGATGAGGGTGCCGCGCCCTTCGGCCTTCTTGTGTGCGCGCCGCCTCAGCCCAACAACTCCCGCACCACCGGCACCAGCCCCCGGAATGCCTTCCCCCGGTGGCTGATCGCGTTCTTCTCCTCCGCGCTCATCTCAGCGCAGGTCCGCGACTCGCCCTCCGGCTGGAGGACGGGGTCGTAGCCGAAGCCGTTCGTGCCTACCGGAGCATGCCGCAGCACACCCCGCAGCCGGCCCTCGACCACCCTCTCCGTGCCGTCCGGCAGGGCGAGGGCCGCCGCGCAGGCAAAGTGGGCGCCGCGGTGTTCGTCGGCGATGTCGGAGAGCTGGGCGAGGAGGAGTTCGAAGTTGGCGCGGTCGTCGCCGTGCTTGCCGGCCCAGCGGGCGGAGAAGATGCCGGGGGCGCCGTTGAGGACGTCGACGCACAATCCCGAGTCGTCGGCCACCGCCGGCAGGCCGGTGGCCTGGGCGAGGGCGTGGGCTTTGAGGAGGGCGTTCTCGGCGAACGTCACTCCCGTTTCCTTGACGTCGGGGATGTCGGGGTAGGCGTCCGCGCCGACGAGGTCGTGGGGCAGGCCTGCGTCGGCGAGGATCGACCTGAGTTCGGTGATCTTTCCGGCGTTGCGGGTGGCGAGGATCAGGCGGGTCATGGCCCCCAGTATCGCGGGGCCCGATGCCCGTTCGTCACGGGGAGCAGACCTTGGTGAGCTCACCCGCCGCGTCGGTGACCCCGCTGATGTCGGGGGTCTCGTCGCCGTTCTCGACGGCCGTCTGGACTTCGATCAGGGCCTTGCGCATGTCCTCGGTCGCCTTGTCCAGGTCGGCGTTGTCCGTCTTGTCGCCGATCTCGTCGAGGTTCTTGCCGATGGAGTCGATGGACTCGTCGATCTGGGTCGGGTCGTTCGACGCGTTCTCGACGGCCTGCTGGAGGTCCGTGACGCTGTCGGCGACGGCCTCGGCGGTCTGGACGCAGTCCAGCGCCTTGTTGACGGCGTCGCAGCCGGTGGTCAGGCCGACCGTCAGGCCTACGGCCGCGACGGCGGCGGCGATGGCGGTGCGGCGACTGCGGCGACGGCTCGCGGCCATGGGTGGTTCCCTCCCGTTGGTCGGCCTCGACGGCCCTCGTGCTGGCCGGGCGCACGGTGGTGTTCCGTGCGCCCGTACCCGTAGTGACGCGAGGGTGGTCGGCGCGGTTGCCCGCGGCGGCCGTTCTCCTTGGTACGTCCTTTACTTTTCCAGGACGGTATCAAGCGCCTTGCGCTGCAGGACAGCCAGTTCCGTGCAGCCGGAAACCGCCAGGTCGAGGAGGGAGTTGAGCTCGTCGCGGGCGAAGGGTTCGGCCTCGGCGGTGCCCTGGACCTCGACGAAGCGGCCGTCGCCGGTGCAGACGACGTTCATGTCGGTGTCGGCCTTGACGTCCTCCTCGTAGCAGAGGTCCAGCAGGGGGATCCCTCCCACGATGCCGACGGAGACCGCGGAGACGGTGCCCGTGAGCGGCTGGCGGCCGGCCTTGATCAGCTTCCGGCCCTGGGCCCAGGCGACGGCGTCGGCGAGGGCCACGTAGGCGCCGGTGATCGCCGCGGTGCGGGTGCCGCCGTCGGCCTGGAGGACGTCGCAGTCCAGGACGATGGTGTTCTCGCCGAGGGCCTTGTAGTCGATGACCGCGCGCAGGGAGCGGCCGATGAGGCGGCTGATCTCGTGGGTGCGGCCGCCGATCTTGCCGCGGACGGACTCGCGGTCGCCGCGGGTGTTGGTGGCGCGGGGCAGCATGGAGTACTCGGCGGTCACCCAGCCCTCGCCGCTGCCCTTGCGCCAGCGCGGGACGCCTTCGGTGACGGAGGCGGTGCAGAAGACCTTCGTGTCGCCGAAGGAGACGAGGACGGAGCCCTCGGCGTGCTTGCTCCAGCCGCGTTCGATGGTGACCGGGCGGAGTTGTTCGGGGGTGCGGCCGTCGATTCGAGACATGCGCTGAGCCTAGCGGGAGCGAGGGATGCGGAAGGGGCCGCTCCCTGGTCGGGAGGGCCCCTCAGCCCGGGATGATCCCGAGGCTTCACATCATGTCTTCGATCTCCGCGGCGATGGGGTCGGCGTCGGTGCCGATGACGACCTGGATGGCGGTGCCCATCTTGACGACGCCGTGGGCGCCGGCGGCCTTGAGGGCGGCGTCGTCGACGAGGGAGGCGTCGTTGACCTCGGTCCGCAGGCGGGTGATGCAGCCCTCGACCTCTTCGATGTTGTCGATGCCGCCGAGCCCGGCGACGATCTTCTCTGCCTTGGTGGCCATTTCGGTCTCCTCACACACAGGTGGCCCAACTTCGCGAGCGATTGCGGTGTGTGTACCGAAAGATGACGTCACAGCAACCCAATCGTCGATGACTGGTCTACACCACATGACAGGCGGTCGCCAACCGATGAGTACCGACAGCGAGGTGAGCCCCGCCCGGGCCCGGTGGAACAGCGCGTTCCAGGGGCTCCAGAAGATGGGCCGCAGTCTTCAGCTGCCCATCGCCGTCCTGCCGGCCGCCGGTATCCTCAACCGGCTCGGCCAGCCGGACGTGTTCGGGGACGACGGGCTGGGGTGGACGAACGTCTCGAAGGTGATGGCGGGCGCGGGCGGCGCGCTGCTGGACAGTCAGCTCGGGCTGCCCCTCCTCTTCTGTGTCGGTGTGGCGATCGGCATGGCGAAGAAGGCGGACGGGTCGACGGCGCTCGCGGCGGTGGCGGGTTTCCTCGTCTACTACACCGTGCTGCGGCAGTTCCCGGAGGACTGTCCGGGCGGGTCGACGGCGGTGCCGAACATCGGCTGCCAGGCGGCGACGGACCACACGGTGGTGGCGTTCACCTACCAGAACCCGGGTGTCTTCGGCGGCATCGTGATGGGTCTGCTGTCGGCGTTCTTCTGGCAGCGCTATCACCGTACGAAGCTGGTGGACTGGCTCGGTTTCTTCAACGGCCGCCGGCTGGTGCCGATCATCATGGCGTTCGTCGCGATCGTGTTCGCGGCGCTGTGTCTGTGGGTCTGGCCGCCGATCGGTGACGGGCTGGAGAACTTCAGCGACTGGCTGAGCGACGCGGGTGCGTGGGGTGCGGGTGTCTTCGGTGTCGCGAACCGGGCGTTGCTGGTGATCGGGCTGCACCAGTTCCTGAACGTGCCCATCTGGTTCCAGTTCGGCAGTTACACCAAGCCGGACGGTTCGGTGGTGCACGGCGACATCAACATGTTCCTGGCCGGTGACCCGGACGCGGGGCAGTTCACCTCCGGGTTCTTCCCGATCATGATGTTCGCGCTGCCGGCGGCGGCGCTGGCGATCACGCACTGTGCGAGGCCGGAGCGGCGCAAGGAGGTCGGCGGTCTGATGCTGTCGGTCGCCCTGACGTCGTTCGTCACGGGGATCACGGAGCCGATCGAGTACTCGTTCCTGTTCATCGCGCCGCTGCTGTACGCGGTGCACGCGGTGCTGACGGGTGTGTCGATGGCGGTGACGTGGGGGCTCGGGGTGCACGACGGGTTCAGTTTCTCGGCCGGTCTCATCGACTACGTCATCAACTGGAACCTGGCGACGAGACCGTGGGCGATCATCCCGATCGGTCTGTGCTTCGGCGTCCTCTACTACGTGATCTTCCGGTTCGCGATCACGAGGTTCGATCTGAAGACGCCGGGCAGGGAGCCGGAGGAGGAGGTCGAGGACGTCACGAAGGTGTAGTCCGGACCGACCTTGGGACAGGTAGCCCGCGGTAGCCGTTTCGTCACGGGAACCGCGGGTTCCTTATGCGTCCTTCATCGTGCTACAACATGGTCTACACCACTGAGTGGTGTAGACCACCACCCGATGGAGGAAGTCTATGAGCACCGCCACCTCGCCAACGGCGGCCCCCACGAAGAAGTGGGGATCCGGTCTTTTCCAGGGCCTTCAGAAGGTCGGCCGCAGCCTCCAGCTCCCGATCGCCGTGCTGCCGGCGGCGGGCATCCTGCTGCGCCTCGGCCAACCCGACGTCTTCGGCAAGGACGGTCTGGGCTGGGGCAAGGTCGCGGACGTGTTCGCCACCGCCGGTGACGCCGTCTTCTCGAACCTTCCGCTGCTGTTCTGCGTCGGTATCGCCATCGGCTTCGCCAAGAAGGCCGACGGCTCGACCGCCCTCGCCGCGCTGGTGGGCTTCCTCGTCTACAAGAACGTCCTGACCGCGTTCCCGATCACCGAGGCGAAGGTCACCAAGGGCGCGGACGTGGCCGCCACCTACAACGACCCCAAGGTCTTCGGCGGCATCATCATGGGCCTGATAGCCGCGGTCACCTGGCAGCGCTTCCACCGCACCAAGCTCCCCGACTGGCTGGGCTTCTTCAACGGCCGTCGGCTGGTCCCGATCCTGATGGCCTTCATCGGCACCGCCGTCGGCGTCTTCTTCGGCCTGGTCTGGGAGCCGATCGGTGACGTCATCACCAACTTCGGCGAGTGGATGACCGGGCTCGGCGCGATCGGCGCGGGCATCTTCGGCGCCATCAACCGCGCGCTGCTCCCCGTGGGCATGCACCAGTTCGTCAACACGGTGGCCTGGCAGGAGATCGGCTCCTTCAAGGACGCCTCGGGTGCGGTCTGGCACGGTGACCTGCCGCGCTTCTTCCACGGCGACCCGACCGCCGGCCAGTTCATGACGGGCTTCTTCCCGATCATGATGTTCGCCCTGCCGGCCGCCGCGCTCGCCATCACGCACACCGCGCGTCCCGAGCGCCGCAAGGCCGTCGGCGGCATGATGCTCTCGCTCGCCCTGACCTCCTTCGTCACCGGTATCACCGAGCCGATCGAGTTCGCGTTCATGTTCGTCGCCCCGGTGCTGTACGTCATCCACGCGGTCCTGACGGCCGTCTCGATGGCCGTCACCTGGGCCCTGGGCGTCCATCACGGCTTCAGCTTCTCGGCCGGCGCGATCGACTACTTCCTCAACTGGAACCTCGCCACCAAGCCCTGGATGATCATCCCGATCGGCCTGGTCTTCGCCGCGATCTACTACGTCACCTTCCGCTTCGCCATCATCAGGTTCAACATCGCCACCCCGGGCCGCGAGCCCGAGGAAGAGGTGGAGGACCTCACCAAGGCGTGAGCCGTCGTACCGCGTGACGAAGGCCCCGGAACCAAGGACACGGTTCCGGGGCCTTCGCGCACGTACGGGCCTGAACCCCGTACGGGCTAGATCTCGTACGACGCCCTCGGCGCCGCCAGCTCCACCGGGCCGTCGTAGACCGCGCGGGCGTCGGTGAGGTTGGCCTGGGGGTCGGTCCACGGGGGGATGTGGGTGAGGACCAGGCGGCGGGCGCCCGCCCTGCGTGCCGTCTCGCCCGCCTCGCGGCCGTTGAGGTGCAGGTCGGGGATGCTCTCCTTGCCGTGCGTGAAGGCGGCCTCGCACAGGAACAGGTCGGCGTCGCGGGCGAGTTCGTCCAGGGCGGGGGTCACGCCGGTGTCGCCGGAGTACGTCAGCACCCTTCCCCCGTGCTCGACGCGGATGCCGTACGCCTCCACCGGGTGGGCCACGCGTTCGGTGTGGACCGTGAACGGGCCGAGCTCGAAGGTGGACGGCTTGACCGTGTGGAAGTCGAAGACCTCGCTCATGGAGGAGGCGGTGGGGGTGTCGGCGTAGGCCGTGGTGAGGCGGTGCTCGGTGCCCTCGGGGCCGTAGACCGGGATCGGGTCGCAGCGGCCGCCGTCGTGGCGGTAGTAGCGCGCGACGAAGTACGCGCACATGTCGATGCAGTGGTCGGCGTGCAGATGGCTGAGGAAGATCGCGTCGAGGTCGTAGAGACCGCAGTGGCGCTGCAACTCGCCGAGGGCACCATTGCCCATGTCGAGAAGCAACCGGAAGCCGTCGGCCTCTACGAGGTAGCTCGAGCAGGCCGATTCCGCGGACGGGAACGACCCCGAGCAGCCGACGACGGTGAGCTTCATGAAGCAGAAACCTCCGCTGGCGGGAATTGACAATGTGGGTTCGTCGGGGGTCGTGCGGTCCGTCGAGCGTAAGGCGCAAAACTCCCGGTCGCTCCTCCACCAGGGGCTGTTGTGGGCGAACTCACCTGTGCTGTCACCGGTTCGGCTGGCCCGGGGGCGCGCGGGGCTCGCAAGAGGGCGCGGGGGCGCTCGTGCGCCGGTAACGTCGTCCGTATGGACACGTCCTGGTGGCTCGCGCTCGCGGCGGTGATACTGCTGGCGCTCGTCGCCACGCTCGTCGACGGATGGGGGCGGGGGCGCCGGCCGGCGGGGCGCCGGAGCAGGCCGCCGGGGTATCCGGAGGAGCGGGCCCAGCGGCGGCCGCAGCCGGCGGAGATCTGGTGGGCGAACGTACCGTTCGAGGACGGGCCCGGGGTGAAGGACCGGCCGTGCCTGGTGCTCTCGGTGCGGGGGCGGCGGGCCGTCGTCGCGAAGATCACCAGCAAGTACCACGACGAGCGGTCCGGGGTGATCCCGCTGCCGCCGGGTGCGGTAGGGGACGCGCAGGGGCGCGCGAGCTTCCTGGAGACCGACGAGTTGCGCGAAGTACCGGTGTGGGACTTCCGGCGGAAGGTGGGGGTGGTGGACCCGGTCCTGTGGGACCAGGTCCGTCACCTGGCGATGTAGGGCCTCACGCCGTCACGCCCGCCACCGCCCGTCACGCCCAGAGTTGACCCTGCAGCGTCTCGATCGCTTCCTCCGTCGTCGCCGCCGTGTAGACGCCCGTCGAGAGGTACTTCCAGCCGCCGTCGGCGACCACGAAGACGATGTCGGCGCTCTCACCGGCCTTCACCGCCTTGTTGCCCACGCCGATCGCCGCGTGCAGCGCAGCGCCGGTGGAGACGCCCGCGAAGATGCCCTCCTGCTGGAGGAGCTCCCGGGTGCGGGTGACCGCGTCGGCCGAGCCGACCGAGAAGCGGGTGGTGAGGACGGAGGCGTCGTAGAGCTCGGGTACGAAGCCCTCGTCCAGGTTGCGCAGGCCGTAGACGAGATCGTCGTAGCGCGGCTCGGCGGCGACGATCTTGACGTCGGGCCGGTGTTCGCGCAGGTAGCGGCCGACGCCCATCAGGGTCCCCGTGGTGCCGAGGCCGGCCACGAAGTGGGTGACGGAGGGGAGGTCGGCGAGGATCTCCGGGCCGGTCGTGGCGTAGTGGGCGCCCGCGTTGTCCGGGTTGCCGTACTGGTAGAGCATCACCCAGTCGGGGTGCTCGGCGGAGAGCTCCTTGGCGACGCGTACGGCGGTGTTGGAGCCGCCCGCGGCCGGGGAGGGGATGATCTCCGCGCCCCACATGCCGAGCAGGTCGCGGCGCTCCTGGGAGGTGTTCTCGGGCATCACGCAGACCATGCGGTAGCCCTTGAGCTTGGCCGCCATGGCGAGGGAGATGCCGGTGTTGCCGGAGGTGGGTTCGAGGATGGTGCAGCCGGGGGTGAGCCGGCCGTCCTTCTCCGCCTGCTCGATCATGTGCAGGGCGGGGCGGTCCTTGACCGAGCCGGTGGGGTTGCGGTCCTCCAGCTTCGCCCAGATACGGACGTCGGCGGACGGCGACAGCCGCGGCAGGCGCACCAGAGGGGTGTTGCCCACCGCGGCCAGCGGGGAGTCGTAACGCATCGACGATCAGGCCATGCCGCCGGCCACGGCCGGCAGGATCGTGACGCTGTCGCCGTCGGCCAGCTTGGTGTTGATGCCGTCCAGGAAGCGGACGTCCTCGTCGTTCAGGTAGACGTTGACGAAGCGGCGCAGCTGGTCGCCGTCCACGATGCGGGCCTGGATGCCCGCATGCCGGGTCTCCAGGTCGGTGAAGAGCTTGGCGAGGGTGTCTCCGTTGCCCTCCACCGCCTTCTGGCCGTCGGTGTACTGGCGGAGGATGGTCGGGATGCGGACCTCGATGGCCATGGCTGAGGGCTCCTGTCGGATGTGGTCAGGTCGGTGGGCGCGCGGCAGCGCTGGTACGGCAGGTCGTGCGTGGATGAGCGCCGCGGCCCACGGCCGTACGGCGGCAGGGCAGCGTCAACAGATGGCGCTGGCGAGCCTGCACAGGTCGACGTGCAGCCGCGCCACGAGCAGCATGCCCGGCGTCTTTTCGCTCACGTCGTCGAAAACCATGGGCTCATCGTATCGATTCCCGTCCCGGGCCCATGAGTGTGATCCCACATTCCGGACGGATTCCGGCCGAGGAGTGAGACCGTGCAGCTCAGGCGGACCGTCGGAGGACCAGTCGGGTCGGTACGACCACGCGGGAGCCGGCGGCCTGGGCGGTGGGGTCGAAGAGCAGCCGGGCCATGAGGCGGCCCATGCCCTCCACGTCCTGGTGGACGGTGGTCAGGGGCGGGTCGGCCGACTCCGTGAGGTCGGTGAGGTCGTCGAAGCCGACCACGGCCACGTCCTCGGGGACCCGGAGTCCGCGCTCGTGGAGGGTCTGGAGGGCGCCGGTGGCCATGAGATCGGAGGCGACGAAGACGGCGTCCAGGCCGGGCTGCCGGTCCAGGAGGCGGCCCATGGCGTCGGCGCCGCCCTGCCGGGTGTAGTCCGCGCGTTCCACGAGGTCGGGCGGGGCGGTGGGGAGCACGTCCCGGTAGCCCGCCAGCCGGTCGGCGGCGGAGGCCTCCTGGTCCTCGGGCCCGGCGACGGTCGCGATACGGGTCCGGCCCAGCGCGACGAGGTGCTCGACGGCCTGCCGGGCTCCCCCGCGGTTGTCGCCGTCGACATGGACGTATCCGGCGTCGTCCGCCCCGGCGCGGGGCCGGCCGCCGAAGACCGCGGGCAGGCCGGTGCGGGCGATCAGCGCGCCGAGCCGGTCGTCGGGGCGCAGGGAGAACAGGATCGCGCCGTCCGTGTGGCCGCCGCCCAGGTAGTCCGCCACGCGCTCGTGGTCGCCCGGCTCCTCGACGAACAGCAGGACCGCCTGGGCGCCGTGCTCGGCGAGTTCCCGGCGGACACCGCGCAGCAGGCAGTCGAAGAACGGGTCGAGGAAGAGCCTGTTCTGCGGCTGTGTGGCCACCACGGCGACGGCGTCGGTGCGGCGGGTCACCAGCTGGCGGGCGGCGTGGTTGGGGACGTACCCGAGTTCGGCGATCACCTGCCGGACCTGTTCCACGACCTCGGCGCGCACCCGGGGCTCACCGTTGATCACCCGCGACACCGTGGACTTCGAGACGCCCGAGCGGCGTGCGACGTCCTCCAGGGTGGGCCGCCTGCCGTGCGTGCGCTGCGTCAACACTTGCTCCGATACGCCAAGTTGATCGTGCGCACGAGCCTAGTACGCCTCGACGATCTCCACCTGCTCCTCGGTGACCTCGCCCTCGACGATGCGGAAGGAGCGGAACTGGAACGGGCCGGCGTCGTCCGTGTCCGCGGTGGAGACCAGGACGTAGTGCGCGCCGGGCTCGTTCGCGTAGGAGATGTCGGTGCGGGAGGGGTAGGCCTCGGTGGCGGTGTGGGAGTGGTAGATGACCACCGGCTCCTCGTCGCGGTCGTCCATCTCGCGGTAGAGCTTGAGCAGGTCGCCGGAGTCGAACTCGTAGAACGTGGGCGACATGGCCGCGTTGAGCATCGGGATGAAGCGCTCGGGGCGGTCCGTGCCCGCCGGTCCCGCGACGACGCCGCACGCCTCGTCGGGGTGGTCCTTGCGCGCGTGGGCGACGATCTGGTCGACGAGGGCCTGGGTGATGGTCAGCATGCTCGTCAGGATAAGCAGAAGGCCGTTCCGTACCGGTGGGTGGTACGGAACGGCCCACATGCCGGACGCCCTGAGCGGCGGCCGCAGGGGGTGCCACGAGTACTCC
Proteins encoded in this region:
- the sugE gene encoding quaternary ammonium compound efflux SMR transporter SugE, translating into MAWVLLVVAGLLEVGWSIGMKYTDGFTRLVPSLLTGSGIVVSMLLLSYATRSLPIGTAYGVWVGIGAAGAAVVGMVVLGEPATAARIFFVCLLLVAVVGLKATSGH
- a CDS encoding GroES family chaperonin; the protein is MSANRNDTTQHDKLPIRMLHDRVLVRQETGEGERRSGGGILIPATAAVGRRLAWAEVVAVGQNVRTVEPGDRVLFDPEDRAEVEVRGIAYALMRERDLHAVAADRFEGSEDSTGLYL
- a CDS encoding DUF3618 domain-containing protein; the protein is MADTSDIRTPAQIEADIKRRREVLAETLDELGVRVHPRTIVGDAKAKVVSNIDHTLGRAYVGVNRVVSDVKAQFVDEEGAPRLERVVPVALVAVGLVGLLALGTRRRKG
- the bcp gene encoding thioredoxin-dependent thiol peroxidase; amino-acid sequence: MSERLQPGDVAPAFTLPDADGNDISLSDHKGRKVIVYFYPAALTPGCTKQACDFTDNLEVLAGAGYDVIGISPDSPEKLARFRDKESLKVTLLADPDKKVTESYAAYGEKKNYGKTYMGVIRSTIVVDEDGKVERALYNVRATGHVAKIIKDLGI
- a CDS encoding HNH endonuclease signature motif containing protein, yielding MGASAYTKERLEEAALGAHTLSEALGRLGVDPRSSTRRYVFERMKKLGVDVSHFEREGVKWTREILQEAVSAATNMCEVLRHLGLEVVGGHHTHISRRIKAYGIDTSHFQVPTRRGKAWRPRTPEASLVEQPVGEARRVPSDRLRWAMTTTGMPEQCAMCGTEASWRGHPLPLEVDHIDGNWRDNRIENLRFLCPNCHSTTDSYRGRGKDRTS
- a CDS encoding HNH endonuclease signature motif containing protein; the encoded protein is MSDGVQYTQGRPAEAADAPHMARQQRTRATPAKPAPAELRRAVEEATSIAGTLRALGMEPYNSKLRTQFHRWVAEDGLDISHFLGQAHQRGGPGTTPPRRAQDILVRHNGTRRTRTHLLRRALLEVGVSEECTECGTGPEWLGKPMTLEVDHINGNWSDDRRENLRLLCPNCHAITSTWCRGGSRRRAFAEDQ
- the rdgB gene encoding RdgB/HAM1 family non-canonical purine NTP pyrophosphatase, which codes for MTRLILATRNAGKITELRSILADAGLPHDLVGADAYPDIPDVKETGVTFAENALLKAHALAQATGLPAVADDSGLCVDVLNGAPGIFSARWAGKHGDDRANFELLLAQLSDIADEHRGAHFACAAALALPDGTERVVEGRLRGVLRHAPVGTNGFGYDPVLQPEGESRTCAEMSAEEKNAISHRGKAFRGLVPVVRELLG
- the rph gene encoding ribonuclease PH encodes the protein MSRIDGRTPEQLRPVTIERGWSKHAEGSVLVSFGDTKVFCTASVTEGVPRWRKGSGEGWVTAEYSMLPRATNTRGDRESVRGKIGGRTHEISRLIGRSLRAVIDYKALGENTIVLDCDVLQADGGTRTAAITGAYVALADAVAWAQGRKLIKAGRQPLTGTVSAVSVGIVGGIPLLDLCYEEDVKADTDMNVVCTGDGRFVEVQGTAEAEPFARDELNSLLDLAVSGCTELAVLQRKALDTVLEK
- a CDS encoding glucose PTS transporter subunit EIIB, coding for MATKAEKIVAGLGGIDNIEEVEGCITRLRTEVNDASLVDDAALKAAGAHGVVKMGTAIQVVIGTDADPIAAEIEDMM
- a CDS encoding PTS transporter subunit EIIC, with amino-acid sequence MSTDSEVSPARARWNSAFQGLQKMGRSLQLPIAVLPAAGILNRLGQPDVFGDDGLGWTNVSKVMAGAGGALLDSQLGLPLLFCVGVAIGMAKKADGSTALAAVAGFLVYYTVLRQFPEDCPGGSTAVPNIGCQAATDHTVVAFTYQNPGVFGGIVMGLLSAFFWQRYHRTKLVDWLGFFNGRRLVPIIMAFVAIVFAALCLWVWPPIGDGLENFSDWLSDAGAWGAGVFGVANRALLVIGLHQFLNVPIWFQFGSYTKPDGSVVHGDINMFLAGDPDAGQFTSGFFPIMMFALPAAALAITHCARPERRKEVGGLMLSVALTSFVTGITEPIEYSFLFIAPLLYAVHAVLTGVSMAVTWGLGVHDGFSFSAGLIDYVINWNLATRPWAIIPIGLCFGVLYYVIFRFAITRFDLKTPGREPEEEVEDVTKV